A section of the Saccopteryx leptura isolate mSacLep1 chromosome 6, mSacLep1_pri_phased_curated, whole genome shotgun sequence genome encodes:
- the PLCB2 gene encoding 1-phosphatidylinositol 4,5-bisphosphate phosphodiesterase beta-2 isoform X4 — MSLLNPVLQPPKVKAYLSQGERFIKWDDETTIASPVILRVDPKGYYLYWTYQSKEMEFLDITSIRDTRFGKFAKIPKSQKLRDVFNMDFPDNNFLLKTLTVVSGPDMVDLSFHNFVSYKENVGKDWAKDVLALVKHPLTANAARTTFLDKILVKLKMQLNPEGKIPVRNFFQMFPADRKRVEAALSACHLPKGKNDAINPEDFPESVYKSFLMNLCPRPEIDEIFTTYHAKAKPYMTKEHLTKFINQKQRDSRLNSLLFPPARPNQVQGLIDKYEPSGINVQRGQLSPEGMVWFLCGPENSVLAQDKLLLHHDMTQPLNHYYINSSHNTYLTAGQFSGLSSAEMYRQVLLAGCRCVELDCWKGRLPEEEPIITHGFTMTTDIYFKEAIEAIAESAFKTSPYPVILSFENHVDSPRQQAKMAEYCRTMFGDMLLTEPLEKFPLKPGTPLPSPEDLRGKILIKNKKNQFSGPASPSKEPGGETEGSFPPNAPVDTVCTGEEGAELEEEVVEEEEEESGTLDEEEIKKMQSDERRTEVMSSPLSRSSRLLTCSPRLQ, encoded by the exons GAAACAACAATAGCCTCCCCGGTTATCCTCCGTGTGGACCCCAAGGGCTATTACTTATATTGGACATATCAGAGTAAG GAGATGGAGTTTCTGGATATCACCAGCATCCGGGACACCCGCTTTGGGAAGTTTGCCAAGATCCCCAAG AGCCAGAAGCTCCGGGATGTCTTCAACATGGACTTTCCCGACAACAACTTCCTGCTGAAGACACTCACGGTGGTGTCTGGACCCGACATGGTGGACCTCTCCTTCCACAACTTTGTCTCCTACAAAGAGAACGTGGGCAAG GACTGGGCTAAAGACGTGCTGGCCCTGGTCAAGCACCCGCTGACAGCCAACGCTGCCCGTACCACCTTCCTGGACAAGAT CCTAGTGAAGCTCAAGATGCAGCTCAACCCTGAAGGGAAGATTCCTGTGAGGAA TTTTTTCCAGATGTTTCCTGCTGACCGCAAGCGAGTAGAAGCTGCCCTCAGTGCTTGCCACCTCCCCAAAGGCAAA aaTGACGCCATCAATCCTGAGGACTTCCCAGAATCTGTGTACAAGAGTTTCCTCATGAACCTCTGCCCTCGGCCAGAAATAGATGAGATCTTTACCACATA TCATGCCAAGGCCAAACCCTACATGACCAAGGAGCACTTGACCAAAttcatcaaccagaaacagagGGACTCCCGCCTCAACTCCTTACTGTTCCCGCCTGCACGGCCCAACCAGGTGCAGGGCCTCATCGACAAGTATGAGCCTAGTGGCATCAACGTGCAGCGGG GCCAGCTGTCACCTGAAGGTATGGTGTGGTTTCTCTGTGGCCCGGAGAACAGCGTGCTGGCCCAGGACAAGCTGTTGCTTCACCATGACATGACACAGCCACTCAACCATTACTACATCAACTCCTCACACAACACCTACCTGACAG CCGGCCAGTTCTCAGGCCTCTCCTCCGCTGAGATGTACCGCCAGGTACTGCTGGCTGGCTGCCGCTGTGTGGAGCTGGACTGCTGGAAGGGCAGGCTCCCCGAGGAGGAGCCCATCATCACCCATGGCTTTACCATGACCACAGACATCTATTTCAAG GAAGCAATTGAAGCCATCGCAGAAAGTGCCTTTAAAACCTCCCCCTATCCTGTCATCCTGTCATTTGAAAACCACGTGGACTC ACCCCGTCAACAGGCCAAGATGGCCGAGTACTGCCGGACGATGTTTGGCGATATGTTGCTCACAGAGCCCCTGGAAAAGTTTCCG ctgaaACCAGGCAcccccctgcccagccctgagGATCTCCGTGGCAAGATCCTCATCAAGAATAAAAAGAACCAGTTTTCTGGCCCAGCATCCCCTAGCAAGGAGCCAGGTGGGGAGACTGAGGGCAGCTTCCCGCCCAATGCCCCTGTGGACACAG TGTGCACTGGTGAGGAAGGGGctgagctggaggaggaggtggtggaagaggaggaggaagagtcagGAACCCTGGATGAAGAGGAGATAAAGAAGATGCAGTCAGATGAG AGAAGAACCGAAGTTATGTCATCTCCTCTTTCACGGAGCTCAAGGCTTTTGACCTGCTCTCCAAGGCTGCAGTGA